The following proteins are encoded in a genomic region of Synechococcus sp. ROS8604:
- a CDS encoding serine/threonine protein kinase has translation MIGTLLAERYRLDQCLTSDTSAPQGQLWRGTDVLALDAPVALRQLQDPDAQDRFRQLWPAMQSVLHPLIPRFGGLLEDLDSLWLVREWQEGSSFGQIQQQRRERQLVFGGGEVLLLLRQLLPVLGVLHGKGLVHGDINPSNLLRRDQDGLPLLLDFGLLQKLGTAPLLGATAGYAPRAQGRGELAAPWMDVHALGVTALTLLSGRAPEALLPADASEWPCPPELELHEGFRDVLERMLSELPGRRFEQAAEVLQALKAVPMPESTGPMPSSERTVVLAPVLLPSPERPGVEPEADGPSSPEPRRRQRADERQMAAEGRLWPVVIALLMSAVVGTAIGWFLLSRGNAPSGVPSTERDVVGRSPTASLPPAEVDQRQQLLSRLRALQVDRSWFLELVDASLLARFPERSGRLPSDSLEDAPLRQVWNELANEWLARVEQLPPGLRRRLGKLDQKDWQTQRQALVTQGVNDRVVEQLVSVAANTLLPGVASGAKPPEPFRQLWYAAALRSLEEVKIEKLKAGAEMATVLSSRVPADSARLISIQVPANRRLVLGINGTPLMQMTVYAADGSVAAERGPLRVVTLEADVGTPVQVLVTNEGVASGLLTLSCRADLPTPTPAPKAVSKPLPRVDLNPIADPATGAQGPVESLPEPPGPKPADVKEEVSQEPSAQEQAVQEPSAEPEGLRGQ, from the coding sequence GTGATCGGCACGCTGCTGGCTGAGCGCTACCGCTTGGATCAATGTCTGACCTCAGACACGTCCGCACCCCAGGGGCAGCTTTGGCGTGGAACGGATGTGTTGGCCTTAGATGCGCCAGTGGCACTGCGGCAGCTGCAGGATCCTGATGCGCAAGACCGCTTTCGCCAGCTTTGGCCGGCCATGCAATCGGTTCTCCATCCGCTGATCCCACGCTTTGGAGGACTGCTGGAGGACTTGGATTCGCTCTGGCTGGTGAGGGAGTGGCAGGAAGGATCCAGCTTTGGCCAAATCCAGCAGCAGCGGCGTGAGCGTCAGCTGGTGTTCGGTGGCGGTGAAGTGCTGTTGCTGTTGCGTCAGCTTCTTCCAGTGTTAGGCGTTCTCCATGGCAAGGGACTGGTCCATGGAGACATCAATCCCAGCAATCTTCTTCGCCGGGATCAGGATGGGCTGCCGCTGTTGCTGGATTTTGGCCTGCTTCAAAAACTCGGCACCGCCCCGCTCCTCGGAGCCACGGCTGGTTATGCCCCGAGGGCACAAGGCCGCGGCGAGCTGGCCGCTCCCTGGATGGATGTTCATGCTCTTGGCGTGACCGCACTGACGTTGCTGAGTGGACGGGCCCCGGAGGCCTTGCTGCCCGCTGATGCCAGCGAATGGCCATGCCCCCCAGAGCTCGAACTCCATGAGGGCTTCCGCGATGTGTTGGAACGGATGCTGAGCGAGCTGCCAGGTCGCCGTTTTGAGCAGGCCGCGGAGGTCTTGCAGGCCTTGAAAGCGGTTCCCATGCCGGAATCGACGGGGCCGATGCCGAGTTCGGAACGAACGGTTGTGCTGGCGCCTGTGCTGCTGCCCTCTCCTGAACGTCCTGGCGTGGAGCCGGAGGCTGATGGTCCCTCGTCTCCTGAGCCTCGCCGGCGTCAACGCGCCGATGAGCGCCAAATGGCGGCGGAAGGACGGCTATGGCCCGTGGTGATCGCCCTGTTGATGTCAGCGGTGGTGGGCACGGCCATCGGTTGGTTCCTCCTCAGCCGGGGTAACGCCCCGTCTGGTGTCCCATCCACCGAGCGTGATGTGGTGGGCCGCTCGCCGACGGCCAGCCTGCCGCCTGCAGAAGTGGATCAGCGTCAACAACTGCTGAGTCGATTGAGAGCGTTGCAAGTGGACCGCAGCTGGTTCCTGGAGCTTGTGGATGCCAGCCTGTTGGCCCGTTTCCCGGAGCGGAGCGGTCGCTTGCCCAGTGATTCCCTTGAGGATGCTCCCCTGCGCCAGGTTTGGAATGAGTTGGCCAACGAGTGGCTAGCCAGGGTGGAGCAGCTGCCTCCTGGGCTGCGTCGTCGCCTGGGGAAACTCGATCAAAAAGATTGGCAGACCCAACGTCAGGCCCTCGTGACGCAAGGGGTGAATGACAGGGTGGTGGAGCAGCTGGTCTCCGTGGCGGCCAACACCCTGTTGCCAGGTGTGGCCTCGGGTGCCAAGCCACCAGAACCCTTCCGGCAGCTTTGGTACGCCGCTGCCTTGCGCAGTCTGGAGGAGGTCAAGATTGAAAAATTGAAGGCAGGGGCTGAGATGGCCACCGTGCTTTCCAGTCGGGTACCAGCCGATAGCGCGCGCCTGATTTCCATTCAGGTGCCGGCCAATCGTCGGCTGGTGCTCGGGATTAACGGAACACCGTTGATGCAGATGACCGTCTATGCCGCTGACGGCTCAGTTGCTGCAGAACGGGGCCCTTTGCGAGTGGTCACCCTGGAGGCTGATGTGGGCACACCTGTGCAGGTGCTCGTGACGAATGAAGGTGTCGCATCCGGCCTGTTGACCTTGTCCTGTCGTGCGGATCTTCCGACTCCGACCCCTGCACCGAAAGCCGTGTCGAAACCGCTGCCAAGGGTGGATCTCAATCCGATTGCCGATCCGGCGACTGGAGCGCAGGGACCGGTGGAGTCTTTACCAGAACCCCCTGGGCCGAAGCCAGCAGACGTGAAGGAGGAGGTTTCCCAAGAACCATCTGCCCAAGAGCAAGCGGTCCAAGAGCCCTCCGCTGAGCCAGAAGGGCTGAGGGGTCAGTAG
- the smpB gene encoding SsrA-binding protein SmpB, giving the protein MGKGGGKKSAAARAAANRLLADNRLARHQYEILETLETGIELLGTEVKSVRAGQANLRDGFCLIRRGELHLHNVHISPHTHASRYFNHEPLRVRRLLAHRREIDKLRGHLEQKGLTLIPLNLHLQGSWIKVTIGLGKGRKLHDKRAAAKDKQVKKETREAIARY; this is encoded by the coding sequence ATGGGCAAGGGAGGCGGCAAAAAGAGTGCAGCGGCGAGAGCAGCGGCCAATCGCCTGCTGGCCGACAATCGGCTGGCAAGACACCAGTACGAAATCCTCGAAACCCTAGAAACGGGAATCGAACTTCTGGGGACTGAGGTGAAATCGGTGCGCGCGGGGCAAGCCAATCTGCGCGATGGCTTCTGCCTGATCAGGCGCGGAGAACTGCACCTCCACAACGTTCACATCTCCCCGCACACCCACGCCAGCCGCTATTTCAATCACGAGCCACTGCGGGTGAGGCGGCTACTCGCCCATCGCCGCGAAATCGACAAATTGCGCGGTCACCTGGAACAAAAAGGGCTTACCCTGATTCCTCTCAATTTGCACCTGCAGGGGTCATGGATCAAGGTGACCATCGGCCTGGGCAAGGGACGCAAGCTCCATGACAAACGGGCCGCTGCCAAAGACAAGCAGGTCAAGAAGGAAACACGGGAGGCCATCGCCCGCTACTGA
- a CDS encoding hercynine metabolism small protein: MSRDEQRATVRLQRETLIEELETVYRNAFDRLGALELGEGSVARLTQLLLRSREGAINPLEQEIEAPLITRAPDQIP; this comes from the coding sequence ATGAGTCGCGACGAGCAACGGGCCACCGTCCGCCTACAACGTGAAACCCTGATCGAAGAGCTGGAAACGGTCTACCGCAATGCCTTCGATCGCCTAGGCGCTCTCGAGCTGGGCGAGGGCTCGGTCGCCCGTCTCACCCAGCTGTTGCTGCGGTCACGGGAAGGGGCGATCAATCCGCTCGAGCAGGAGATCGAAGCTCCATTGATCACGCGCGCACCGGATCAAATCCCATGA
- the mreC gene encoding rod shape-determining protein MreC, which translates to MGSSPWPQGTRSRSLKRIWPWLALLGVLGMVRWSKGAGFADAFALLTRPFWPGSAQKQWVQSAQQQDDATRLQLLEVDNARLRGLLSLDRQGAQGAISAAVISRTPEGWWQQIVLGKGGLAGIKKGDAVSGPGGLIGLVQSATPATSLVRLLTAPGSRVGVWVPRTRQHALLVGMGTARPELKFIDKDVKVRPGDLVSTSPASTLLPANLPVAVVQSLNSRAVPAPTALVQLIAPPDAIDWVQVSRR; encoded by the coding sequence ATGGGCTCCTCGCCGTGGCCGCAGGGAACGCGTTCCCGGAGCCTGAAACGAATTTGGCCTTGGCTGGCTCTTCTTGGCGTGCTGGGGATGGTGCGTTGGAGCAAGGGCGCTGGTTTCGCGGATGCCTTTGCCTTGCTCACGCGTCCGTTTTGGCCAGGTTCAGCTCAGAAACAGTGGGTCCAGTCAGCGCAGCAGCAGGACGATGCCACGCGTTTGCAGTTGCTTGAGGTGGATAACGCCCGTTTGAGGGGGTTGCTTTCCTTGGATCGTCAAGGCGCCCAAGGGGCGATTTCTGCTGCCGTGATCTCTCGAACGCCTGAGGGCTGGTGGCAGCAAATCGTGCTGGGGAAGGGGGGGCTAGCTGGCATCAAAAAAGGGGATGCGGTGAGCGGCCCGGGTGGATTAATTGGCCTTGTGCAAAGTGCCACTCCAGCGACAAGCCTTGTGCGTTTGCTCACCGCCCCGGGAAGTCGTGTCGGCGTTTGGGTGCCGCGGACCCGTCAACATGCCCTCCTGGTGGGAATGGGCACGGCCCGTCCTGAACTGAAATTCATCGACAAAGACGTGAAGGTTCGTCCTGGTGATTTGGTGAGTACCTCCCCGGCCAGCACCCTGTTGCCTGCAAACCTTCCTGTGGCCGTTGTGCAGTCCTTGAACTCCAGAGCGGTTCCCGCTCCCACGGCCCTGGTTCAGTTGATTGCGCCTCCGGATGCGATCGACTGGGTCCAGGTGAGTCGGCGCTGA
- the egtD gene encoding L-histidine N(alpha)-methyltransferase, with protein MTTTSQQPDYTTDRKTELIDLHPPAADMEQLVRIGLNRCPRQLPAWFLYDEEGSRLFDRICEQPEYSLTRTEIALLDSSAPEIAAAIGEGVIVEFGAGSAQKVGPLLEAAHPAAYVALDISAEHLRKATTALQQRHPRVPMLGICCDHSTLSSLPEHPLLRKQRRIGFFPGSSLGNFEQDDAIRVLRQFKQLLNGGPLLLGLDQPKSKVRLEAAYNDAAGISAAFARNLLHRLNADLGANFDPQAFSYQAGWQAEQQRVQMALISRCDQVVRIAGERWSFQCDEPLITEYSLKYSPERAVALAQQAGWRWLRRWHDPEDDLSLHLLEPTD; from the coding sequence ATGACCACCACCTCTCAACAACCCGATTACACAACCGATCGAAAAACAGAACTGATCGACCTCCATCCGCCAGCAGCAGATATGGAACAGCTCGTCAGGATCGGGCTCAACCGTTGTCCCCGCCAGCTGCCGGCCTGGTTTCTCTATGACGAGGAGGGGTCACGCCTGTTCGATCGCATCTGTGAGCAACCCGAATACAGCCTGACTCGCACCGAAATTGCCCTGCTCGATTCGTCGGCCCCAGAGATTGCGGCCGCCATCGGTGAAGGGGTGATCGTGGAATTCGGTGCTGGCAGCGCCCAAAAAGTAGGCCCTCTTCTCGAGGCAGCCCATCCAGCCGCCTATGTAGCGCTGGACATCAGTGCCGAGCATCTACGCAAAGCCACCACTGCCCTGCAACAACGCCACCCAAGGGTGCCCATGCTGGGCATTTGCTGCGATCACAGCACGCTTTCATCCCTGCCTGAGCACCCATTGCTGCGAAAGCAACGGCGGATCGGCTTCTTCCCTGGCAGCTCGCTCGGCAATTTTGAACAGGACGATGCCATCCGCGTGCTGCGCCAGTTCAAGCAGTTGCTGAATGGGGGACCTCTCCTTCTTGGTCTTGACCAACCCAAGAGCAAGGTCCGCCTCGAAGCCGCCTACAACGATGCCGCTGGGATCTCAGCCGCCTTTGCACGCAACTTGCTGCATCGCCTCAATGCCGATTTGGGAGCAAATTTTGACCCCCAAGCCTTTTCGTACCAAGCGGGTTGGCAAGCCGAGCAACAACGCGTGCAGATGGCCTTGATCAGCCGCTGCGACCAAGTGGTCAGGATCGCCGGTGAGCGTTGGAGCTTCCAATGCGATGAACCCCTGATCACCGAATACAGCCTCAAGTACAGCCCTGAACGCGCTGTTGCGTTAGCGCAACAGGCCGGATGGCGCTGGCTGCGTCGCTGGCATGATCCAGAGGATGATCTCTCCTTGCATCTCTTAGAGCCCACAGACTGA
- a CDS encoding hercynine metabolism protein, translated as MSPSWLDNLERSLEERLEQFLRSNPSQDQLLREQHLQDRQRDLHNRRGQQQLQAKELRRQLLTLAEQVQAWTQRGEKARRAGALELGQRADQHVVALMQQGRELWEEFEALGLQFAELEEQLNSLKTQEKQSTSRRSLDEDWALFEAQQEIEELRRSKGLS; from the coding sequence ATGAGTCCCTCCTGGCTTGACAACCTCGAACGCAGCTTGGAAGAACGGCTTGAGCAGTTTTTGCGTAGCAATCCAAGCCAAGATCAACTTCTGCGCGAACAACATCTGCAAGACCGTCAAAGGGATCTTCACAACCGTCGCGGGCAACAGCAACTCCAAGCGAAGGAATTGCGCCGCCAGCTGCTCACGCTTGCTGAACAAGTCCAAGCCTGGACACAGCGTGGAGAGAAAGCACGTAGAGCTGGCGCCCTTGAACTTGGGCAACGGGCGGATCAGCACGTTGTCGCCTTGATGCAGCAAGGTCGTGAACTCTGGGAGGAGTTCGAGGCGCTTGGCCTTCAGTTCGCCGAACTCGAGGAGCAGCTCAACAGCCTGAAAACCCAGGAAAAGCAGTCAACATCTCGGCGAAGCCTTGATGAGGACTGGGCCCTCTTCGAAGCACAGCAAGAGATCGAAGAGCTGAGGCGCAGTAAAGGGCTCAGCTAA
- a CDS encoding sugar ABC transporter substrate-binding protein → MIQHTSHRHRSHRLRWLALAVVSTSLLMGGCRRAAAPDGALQLWTLQLAPKFNTYMEQVIDRWDDEHPDAPVRWTDLPWGSVERKLLAAVFARTAPDVVNLNPPFAANLASKGGLTDLTPLLPPDAAQRYLPSVWRAARDSKAGQIAVPWYLTVRLSLVNQQLLQQAGVKSPPRRWDDVPEFARRIRERTGRYGLFVTAVPDDSAELLESMVQMGVVLLDEQQRAGFDSPEGRKAFAFWTDLYRKGLLPREVVSQGQRRAIELYQSGELALLASGAEFLRSIQTNAPGVAAVTIPQPPLTGDDGTANVALMTLAVPRQSQRPQEALSFALDLTNGPNQARFAREARVLPSSLAALRQVRAELEAERPATPEQAQIREARLLSAKTLEGARVLVPATPGVKRLQSIVYTQLQRAMLGQISSEEAVRSAAEQWNRYSEARWP, encoded by the coding sequence ATGATTCAGCACACTTCTCATCGCCATAGGTCCCATCGCCTTAGGTGGCTCGCCTTGGCAGTTGTCAGCACGTCGTTGCTGATGGGGGGATGCCGGCGTGCGGCCGCTCCAGATGGAGCTCTCCAGCTTTGGACGCTGCAACTAGCGCCCAAATTCAACACCTACATGGAACAGGTGATTGATCGCTGGGATGATGAGCATCCCGATGCGCCGGTGCGTTGGACCGACCTGCCCTGGGGTTCGGTGGAACGGAAGCTCCTGGCAGCCGTGTTTGCGCGCACCGCTCCTGATGTGGTGAATCTCAATCCCCCCTTCGCGGCCAATTTGGCAAGCAAGGGTGGGTTGACCGATCTCACGCCGCTCTTGCCGCCCGATGCCGCTCAGCGCTATTTGCCTTCGGTGTGGCGTGCCGCGCGCGATTCAAAGGCGGGCCAGATTGCCGTGCCCTGGTATCTCACGGTCCGCCTCAGCTTGGTCAACCAGCAGCTGCTTCAACAAGCTGGCGTGAAATCGCCACCCCGTCGTTGGGATGATGTCCCTGAGTTTGCCCGCCGCATTCGAGAGCGAACCGGGCGTTATGGGCTGTTTGTCACGGCCGTGCCCGACGATTCCGCTGAATTGCTGGAGTCGATGGTGCAGATGGGGGTCGTTTTGCTCGATGAGCAACAGCGCGCTGGATTCGATTCGCCAGAGGGGCGCAAGGCGTTTGCGTTTTGGACCGATTTGTATCGAAAGGGGCTTCTCCCTCGGGAAGTGGTCAGTCAAGGGCAGCGCCGGGCGATTGAGCTCTACCAAAGTGGTGAGCTTGCCTTGCTGGCCAGTGGGGCTGAATTTTTACGCAGTATTCAGACCAATGCCCCTGGAGTGGCGGCGGTGACCATCCCTCAACCGCCTCTTACAGGAGACGATGGCACCGCCAACGTGGCTTTGATGACGCTCGCTGTTCCTCGCCAGAGTCAGCGACCTCAAGAGGCGTTGTCGTTCGCCCTGGATCTCACCAACGGACCGAATCAAGCGCGCTTTGCGCGTGAGGCCAGAGTGTTGCCCTCCTCTCTGGCAGCTCTCAGGCAGGTGCGTGCTGAGCTCGAAGCCGAGCGACCTGCCACTCCCGAGCAGGCTCAAATTCGAGAGGCGAGGTTGCTGTCGGCCAAGACGCTGGAGGGAGCGAGGGTCCTGGTGCCTGCGACGCCAGGGGTGAAGCGTCTGCAAAGCATCGTTTACACCCAGCTTCAGAGGGCGATGCTGGGTCAGATCAGTAGTGAGGAGGCGGTGCGTAGCGCTGCTGAACAGTGGAACCGTTATTCAGAGGCGCGCTGGCCCTAA
- the rpaB gene encoding response regulator transcription factor RpaB: MPTDGPSVKGTILVVDDEPAVRRVLLMRLQLAGFNVISAEDGEEALEMFHNEAPDLVVLDVMLPKMDGFAVCRRLRAESCVPIIFLSALESISERVAALDLGADDYLPKPFSPKELEARISTILRRVGSGSATVEPREIPSGQGVMRVGDLVVDTNRRQVNRGTERIALTYTEFSLLELLFRDPGHVVPRAEILEQLWGYPPRRAADLRVVDVYVARLRGKLEPDPRNPELILTVRGIGYASQRMGEPAGAPAAV, from the coding sequence ATGCCCACAGATGGGCCTTCTGTAAAAGGAACCATTCTTGTGGTTGACGACGAGCCCGCAGTTAGGCGGGTTTTGTTGATGCGTCTGCAATTAGCTGGTTTCAACGTCATTTCCGCTGAGGACGGGGAGGAGGCGTTGGAGATGTTCCACAACGAAGCTCCAGACCTTGTTGTGCTCGACGTCATGCTTCCCAAAATGGACGGTTTTGCCGTGTGCAGGCGTCTGAGAGCGGAATCCTGCGTCCCCATCATTTTTCTTTCCGCGCTGGAATCGATTTCTGAACGCGTCGCTGCCCTCGACCTTGGCGCCGATGACTATCTGCCAAAACCCTTCAGTCCAAAGGAGCTGGAAGCCCGTATCTCCACGATTTTGAGGCGGGTTGGATCTGGTTCCGCCACCGTTGAGCCACGAGAGATTCCAAGTGGCCAAGGGGTGATGCGGGTTGGAGACCTCGTGGTCGATACCAATCGCCGTCAGGTGAATCGTGGAACTGAGCGCATCGCTCTCACCTACACAGAATTCAGCCTCCTTGAGCTGCTGTTTCGGGATCCAGGTCATGTGGTGCCTAGGGCTGAAATCCTTGAGCAGCTCTGGGGATACCCGCCTAGACGCGCGGCCGACCTCCGGGTTGTTGATGTTTACGTCGCACGCCTGCGAGGCAAGCTTGAGCCCGACCCTCGCAATCCTGAATTGATTCTCACGGTGAGAGGGATTGGTTATGCGTCTCAGCGCATGGGTGAGCCCGCGGGAGCACCGGCAGCAGTTTGA
- the egtB gene encoding ergothioneine biosynthesis protein EgtB, which translates to MDSGTLIRRLMDVRRTSEVLIEPLEAEDLCLQGMADASPPKWHLAHTTWFFETFVLIPHCPGYEGADPRWNYLFNSYYEAVGPRQPRPQRGLLSRPPMKEVIAWRHKVDQALEDLLQSNGDSPSPWLELVELGLQHEQQHQELMLMDLLDAFSRQPLEPAYRTDWPEPEDSSPNGTTDDLTAPVWLPCAGGLVEIGQDIEPNSTHNAHPFHFDNEEPRHRVWLEPYALADRLVSNGEYKAFIADGGYERPELWMSEGWAIRSERQWQAPRYWRQEWDEQKRAQQQRDPSAWAWEFTLAGRCPLEAHRPVRHLSWFEADAYARWAGSRLPTEAEWERGAKEQGLQLMQSHAELWQWTASPYRPYPGFQPAKGAVGEYNGKFMTSQFVLRGSSQLTPDGHSRNTYRNFFAPSSRWMAAGLRLAR; encoded by the coding sequence ATGGACTCCGGCACGCTGATCCGCCGGCTGATGGACGTGCGCCGCACCAGCGAAGTGTTGATTGAGCCGCTTGAAGCCGAAGATCTCTGCCTCCAGGGCATGGCCGATGCGAGCCCCCCTAAATGGCATCTCGCCCACACCACCTGGTTTTTCGAAACCTTTGTTCTGATCCCCCACTGCCCTGGGTACGAGGGAGCCGATCCTCGCTGGAACTACTTATTCAATTCCTATTACGAAGCGGTTGGCCCTCGGCAACCCAGACCGCAGAGGGGTTTACTCAGCCGGCCGCCGATGAAAGAGGTGATCGCTTGGCGCCACAAAGTGGACCAGGCCCTGGAGGATCTGCTTCAAAGCAACGGCGACTCCCCTTCCCCCTGGCTGGAACTCGTCGAACTGGGCCTTCAACACGAGCAACAGCATCAGGAATTGATGTTGATGGATCTTCTCGATGCCTTCAGCCGTCAGCCCTTGGAACCGGCCTACCGAACGGATTGGCCGGAGCCCGAAGACTCTTCTCCTAACGGAACAACGGATGACCTAACAGCTCCCGTTTGGCTGCCCTGTGCGGGGGGCCTGGTGGAGATCGGCCAGGACATCGAGCCAAACAGCACCCACAACGCCCACCCCTTTCATTTCGACAATGAGGAACCCCGTCATCGCGTTTGGCTCGAGCCCTATGCCCTCGCGGATCGCTTGGTGAGCAACGGCGAGTACAAGGCCTTTATCGCGGACGGCGGCTATGAACGCCCCGAACTCTGGATGAGTGAAGGCTGGGCCATCCGCTCAGAGCGGCAATGGCAAGCACCGCGCTATTGGCGCCAAGAGTGGGATGAACAGAAGCGTGCTCAACAACAGCGAGACCCGTCAGCCTGGGCCTGGGAATTCACCCTGGCAGGCCGCTGCCCGTTGGAGGCCCATCGCCCGGTACGCCATCTCAGCTGGTTTGAAGCCGATGCCTATGCACGCTGGGCTGGATCTCGCCTACCAACGGAGGCCGAATGGGAGAGGGGCGCCAAGGAGCAGGGACTTCAGCTCATGCAAAGCCATGCTGAGCTTTGGCAATGGACAGCGAGTCCCTACAGGCCTTATCCCGGATTTCAGCCGGCCAAAGGAGCCGTTGGCGAGTACAACGGCAAGTTCATGACCTCCCAATTCGTGTTGCGGGGCAGCAGTCAGCTCACCCCGGATGGCCACTCCCGCAACACCTACCGGAACTTTTTTGCTCCTTCTAGCCGCTGGATGGCGGCTGGGCTGCGCTTGGCCCGATGA
- a CDS encoding rod shape-determining protein MreD, with translation MARLHSQPICVASGLLVPLISLAAPSWLSLGGVLPSWAVLWLLPWALVDGPVSGVVAGAAMGLVLDGLNVGDVSQVPALMLLGWWWGRLGRRGRPIQRSLNLGLLAWIGTMLLGLSLWAQLLVQGVDAPLAQAFALHTCLAQGLMTGLMAPMIGSWQLLIWRRRTPA, from the coding sequence ATGGCTCGTCTTCACAGCCAACCGATCTGTGTTGCCTCCGGATTGTTGGTGCCGTTGATCAGCTTGGCGGCACCGTCATGGCTGAGCTTGGGAGGTGTCTTGCCGAGCTGGGCGGTGCTGTGGCTGTTGCCCTGGGCACTGGTGGATGGACCGGTATCGGGGGTGGTCGCGGGGGCGGCGATGGGATTGGTCCTGGATGGCCTCAATGTGGGAGATGTCAGTCAGGTGCCCGCTTTGATGCTGTTGGGCTGGTGGTGGGGACGGCTTGGGCGGCGGGGCCGACCGATTCAACGCAGTCTCAATCTGGGGCTGCTGGCTTGGATCGGCACGATGTTGCTAGGGCTGAGCCTCTGGGCGCAGCTGTTGGTTCAGGGTGTGGATGCTCCTTTGGCCCAAGCCTTTGCATTACACACCTGTTTGGCTCAAGGCCTGATGACGGGTCTGATGGCCCCGATGATTGGGTCTTGGCAACTTCTGATCTGGCGACGGCGCACTCCCGCATGA
- the lysS gene encoding lysine--tRNA ligase: protein MSELRETRLEKANALKEQGQEPYALRFDLTDRMARLQADHADLPKGTERDLKVSVAGRVMTRRVMGKLAFFTLADETGTIQLFLEKATLGDRFAQLSSLVDAGDLIGVHGILRRTDRGELSVKVSEWQMLTKSLQPLPDKWHGLADVEKRYRQRYLDLIVTPQSRETFRRRAMAVSAIRRWLDERDFLEIETPVLQSEAGGAEARPFITHHNTLDLPLYLRIATELHLKRLVVGGFERVYELGRIFRNEGVSTRHNPEFTSVEVYQAYADYNDMMTLTEELIASVCEQVCGTTRISYQGVEVDLTPSWRRATMHELVQESTGLDFASFQTREAAVEAMRAANLPAPDKADTVGRLLNEAFEHAVEPNLIQPTFVLDYPQEISPLARKHRNKPGLVERFELFIVGRETANAFSELTDPLDQRGRMELQQERRAAGDVEASGVDEDFIQALEVGMPPTGGLGIGIDRLVMLLTDSPSIRDVIAFPLMRPEG from the coding sequence TTGTCTGAACTTCGTGAGACCCGCTTGGAGAAGGCGAATGCTCTCAAAGAACAGGGGCAAGAGCCGTATGCGTTGCGCTTTGATCTCACCGATCGCATGGCGCGCCTCCAAGCCGATCATGCTGATCTCCCGAAAGGAACCGAGCGTGACCTGAAGGTTTCGGTGGCTGGTCGGGTGATGACGCGCCGAGTGATGGGCAAGCTTGCGTTCTTCACGCTGGCGGATGAAACGGGAACGATCCAGTTGTTTCTCGAAAAAGCAACGCTGGGAGACCGCTTTGCTCAGCTCAGTTCCTTGGTGGATGCAGGTGACCTGATCGGAGTTCACGGCATTTTGCGCCGCACCGATCGCGGTGAATTGTCCGTCAAGGTGAGCGAATGGCAGATGCTCACCAAGTCGCTGCAGCCCCTGCCAGATAAATGGCATGGCCTTGCGGATGTGGAGAAGCGTTATCGCCAGCGCTATTTGGATTTGATCGTCACGCCGCAGTCTCGTGAGACCTTCCGGCGTCGAGCGATGGCCGTGAGTGCGATCCGCCGTTGGTTGGATGAACGCGACTTCCTAGAGATCGAAACACCGGTCTTGCAATCCGAAGCCGGTGGAGCTGAGGCGCGACCGTTCATCACGCATCACAACACCCTCGATCTGCCTCTCTACTTGCGGATTGCCACGGAGCTCCATCTCAAACGTCTCGTGGTGGGTGGATTTGAACGGGTGTATGAGCTCGGACGGATCTTTCGCAACGAAGGGGTGAGCACGCGCCATAACCCTGAATTCACCTCGGTGGAGGTGTATCAAGCTTATGCCGATTACAACGACATGATGACGCTCACCGAAGAGCTGATCGCCTCGGTTTGTGAGCAGGTTTGCGGGACGACCCGCATCAGCTACCAGGGCGTGGAGGTGGACCTGACGCCGTCCTGGAGGCGCGCCACGATGCATGAACTCGTGCAGGAGTCCACCGGCCTGGATTTCGCCTCTTTCCAGACCCGTGAGGCGGCTGTGGAGGCGATGCGAGCTGCGAATCTCCCTGCACCGGATAAGGCCGACACGGTCGGACGGCTCTTGAACGAAGCGTTTGAGCATGCGGTGGAACCCAATTTGATCCAGCCAACCTTTGTGCTCGATTACCCGCAGGAAATTTCCCCCCTTGCGCGTAAACATCGCAACAAGCCAGGTTTGGTGGAGCGGTTTGAGTTGTTCATCGTGGGCCGAGAAACGGCCAATGCCTTCAGTGAGCTCACGGATCCTTTGGATCAAAGAGGCCGCATGGAGCTCCAGCAGGAACGCCGTGCGGCAGGAGATGTGGAAGCCAGCGGCGTGGATGAGGATTTCATTCAGGCCCTGGAAGTGGGGATGCCCCCCACCGGTGGACTTGGAATCGGGATTGATCGCTTGGTGATGCTGCTCACGGATAGCCCCTCCATTCGGGATGTGATTGCCTTTCCGTTGATGCGACCTGAGGGGTGA